The Vibrio nitrifigilis genome window below encodes:
- a CDS encoding biotin transporter BioY, translating into MEKNVAYTALFAALIAALGLVPKISLSFGVPISAQSLGIMLCGTILGARRGGQAVLLFLLLVALGMPLLSGGNGGLGSFMSASGGFLIGWPFAAFVTGFIVEKWRKGSLTLVASVASIIGGIGVLYAFGIVGMSIVLKKSLLESAALVLVFIPGDIIKAVIAGFLTASVAKARPASVLSRSSKNMA; encoded by the coding sequence ATGGAAAAAAATGTTGCTTATACCGCGTTGTTTGCTGCTTTAATCGCTGCGCTAGGTTTGGTACCCAAAATCAGTTTAAGCTTTGGTGTACCGATCAGTGCTCAATCATTGGGTATCATGCTTTGTGGCACTATATTAGGTGCGAGACGTGGTGGTCAGGCGGTACTGTTGTTTTTATTGCTGGTGGCTTTGGGGATGCCGTTGCTGTCGGGTGGTAATGGCGGCTTGGGGTCGTTTATGTCTGCTTCTGGTGGTTTTTTAATTGGTTGGCCATTTGCTGCCTTTGTTACTGGTTTTATTGTTGAGAAGTGGCGTAAAGGCTCACTCACTTTAGTTGCAAGTGTCGCTTCTATTATTGGTGGCATTGGTGTGTTGTATGCTTTTGGTATTGTGGGTATGTCTATCGTGCTTAAGAAATCGCTGTTGGAATCAGCGGCATTAGTGTTAGTTTTCATCCCAGGCGATATTATCAAAGCCGTGATTGCTGGTTTCTTAACGGCGTCGGTCGCAAAGGCCAGACCTGCGAGTGTGTTATCTCGTAGTAGTAAGAATATGGCGTAA
- a CDS encoding BPL-N domain-containing protein, translating to MKVLIYTDNVSNNHLLYYALGRVLGKDSVFFVNSVELLQGALTADVDLFVMPGGASRYKSAKLDGEGSQIIKHYVENGGRYLGICAGAYMGCEQTHWAPGEQHEIVTANELAFFPGRAVGPVSQFGRGDNYNATQARVVKLNYQGKCVDSLYMGGCTFVPESHEGYEVVATFTDVPEQPAAIVRGEFGNGRWLLCSTHPEFDNEAISMLDFDVVGNQYSEFSAIRPQANLSLSLFEELLQQLIY from the coding sequence ATGAAGGTGTTGATCTATACCGATAACGTTTCAAATAATCACTTACTTTATTACGCGCTGGGTCGAGTGTTGGGTAAGGATAGCGTCTTTTTCGTCAATTCTGTTGAGTTGCTGCAAGGTGCGCTCACTGCCGATGTCGATCTATTTGTGATGCCCGGAGGAGCGAGTCGGTATAAATCGGCTAAATTAGATGGTGAAGGTAGCCAAATCATCAAACACTATGTGGAAAATGGTGGACGATATCTAGGGATTTGCGCCGGTGCTTACATGGGATGTGAGCAAACCCACTGGGCTCCAGGGGAACAACATGAGATTGTTACTGCTAATGAATTGGCATTTTTCCCCGGCAGAGCGGTTGGCCCAGTGAGCCAATTCGGCCGCGGTGATAACTATAACGCAACGCAAGCGCGCGTGGTTAAGTTGAATTATCAAGGTAAATGCGTTGATTCCCTATACATGGGGGGATGTACATTTGTACCTGAATCTCACGAAGGTTATGAAGTGGTGGCCACTTTTACTGATGTGCCAGAGCAGCCAGCTGCGATAGTGCGTGGCGAATTCGGTAATGGTAGGTGGTTACTTTGTTCCACACACCCTGAATTCGATAATGAAGCAATCTCTATGCTTGATTTTGATGTGGTGGGGAATCAATACTCCGAATTTTCGGCAATTCGGCCACAGGCTAATCTTAGCCTGTCACTATTTGAAGAGTTACTTCAACAGCTTATTTACTAA
- a CDS encoding energy-coupling factor ABC transporter ATP-binding protein, whose protein sequence is MNPQQSSSGSTICLRDVCFDIEGKQILKNLSFSTQVKRLGIIGRNGSGKSTLSRVLSGLVAIHSGTLEIAGINPFKDRKGALREIGLLFQNPDHQIIFPTVFEEVVFGLRQLGQKKKQAEENALATLDTFGKSHWKDVHTSALSQGQKHLVCLMSIVAMQPNLILLDEPFAGLDIPTKRQLQRYLDKFPGSLIHISHDPDDLANYDQLLWLENGQVEALGKPEDVLPVYLQEMHRLGDSDDISNLTS, encoded by the coding sequence ATGAATCCTCAACAATCTAGCAGTGGTAGTACCATCTGCTTACGTGATGTTTGCTTTGATATTGAAGGTAAACAAATACTGAAAAACCTCTCGTTTTCCACTCAAGTTAAACGCCTTGGCATCATTGGTCGTAATGGTTCGGGTAAATCGACATTATCACGAGTGTTATCGGGTTTAGTCGCTATACATTCTGGAACACTTGAAATAGCAGGAATTAACCCCTTTAAAGATCGCAAAGGTGCTTTAAGAGAGATCGGTTTACTTTTTCAAAATCCGGATCATCAAATTATCTTCCCGACGGTGTTTGAGGAAGTGGTATTTGGTTTACGTCAATTAGGACAGAAGAAAAAACAGGCGGAAGAAAACGCGTTAGCTACGCTAGACACTTTTGGTAAAAGCCATTGGAAAGATGTCCATACATCGGCTCTCTCTCAAGGACAAAAGCATCTGGTTTGTTTGATGTCTATTGTTGCAATGCAGCCTAACTTGATATTGCTTGATGAACCTTTTGCTGGATTAGATATTCCAACCAAGCGCCAACTACAACGTTATCTGGATAAATTTCCTGGTAGCTTAATTCATATCAGTCATGACCCCGATGATCTTGCCAATTACGATCAACTGCTCTGGTTGGAAAATGGTCAGGTAGAAGCGTTGGGCAAACCAGAAGACGTGCTTCCCGTCTATTTGCAAGAAATGCACCGATTAGGAGATAGTGATGATATCTCTAACCTCACCAGTTGA
- the rluB gene encoding 23S rRNA pseudouridine(2605) synthase RluB, producing MSEKLQKVLARAGHGSRRELEALIRAGRVSVNGKVAELGERLEDENATVRIDGHNVSVKAQEEVICRVLAYYKPEGELCTRHDPEGRRTVFDRLPKIRGSRWISVGRLDANTSGLLLFTTDGELANRLMHPSRQVEREYLVRVFGDVTEHKIRNLVNGVELDDGLARFEDVVYAGGEGMNHTFYVVINEGRNREVRRLWESQETTVSRLKRVRYGDIFLDKKLPRGGWMEMSLKDVNYLRELVDLAPEKTTMLDQNKDNTSRKRERSRSQKIRRAVRRHEERINTPKPRGGKSANRNRNASVENNSTSRRGSNQGGKKTGGGRSGARTR from the coding sequence ATGAGCGAAAAGTTACAAAAGGTTTTAGCACGTGCTGGGCACGGATCTCGTCGGGAGCTTGAAGCCCTGATTCGAGCGGGTCGTGTCAGTGTTAATGGCAAGGTAGCTGAACTAGGCGAGCGCCTAGAAGATGAAAACGCCACTGTGCGTATTGATGGACACAACGTGTCTGTGAAAGCACAGGAAGAAGTTATTTGTCGTGTTTTGGCTTATTACAAGCCGGAAGGCGAATTATGTACACGTCACGATCCTGAGGGTCGTCGTACGGTATTTGATCGTCTACCAAAAATCCGCGGATCGCGCTGGATCTCCGTGGGACGTTTGGACGCTAACACCTCTGGTCTGTTGTTGTTTACAACCGATGGTGAGCTCGCAAACCGTTTGATGCACCCAAGCCGACAAGTAGAACGTGAGTATCTCGTTCGCGTGTTTGGTGACGTGACAGAACATAAAATCCGCAACCTAGTGAATGGCGTAGAATTGGACGATGGTTTAGCTCGTTTTGAAGACGTTGTTTACGCTGGCGGTGAAGGTATGAACCATACTTTCTACGTTGTGATTAACGAAGGTCGTAACCGTGAGGTTCGTCGTTTATGGGAATCACAAGAAACCACAGTAAGCCGCTTGAAGCGTGTTCGTTACGGCGATATTTTCCTAGATAAAAAGCTACCTCGCGGTGGTTGGATGGAAATGAGCCTGAAAGACGTAAACTACTTGCGTGAACTGGTGGATCTTGCACCCGAAAAAACCACAATGCTGGATCAAAACAAAGACAACACCTCACGTAAACGTGAGCGTTCTCGTAGTCAGAAGATCCGCCGTGCTGTTCGTCGTCATGAGGAGCGTATTAATACGCCTAAACCTCGTGGTGGGAAAAGTGCTAATCGTAACCGCAACGCGAGCGTTGAAAATAATTCGACCTCTCGCCGTGGTAGCAATCAAGGTGGTAAAAAAACGGGCGGCGGTCGTTCCGGCGCACGCACTCGTTAA
- a CDS encoding L-threonylcarbamoyladenylate synthase, which yields MSQYFYVHPENPQTRLINQAVAIIRNGGVVVYPTDSGYALGCQLENKHALERICQIRRLDDKHNFTLLCRDLSELSIYARVDNTAFRLLKSNTPGPYTFIFKGTKEVPRRLMNAKRKTIGIRVPDNKIALDLLEALGEPMMSTSLILPGKETTEADPEDIRMHLEHAVDVILDGGFLGEQPTTVIDFSDDNGVKVERLGSGDPTPFQ from the coding sequence ATGAGTCAGTATTTTTATGTGCACCCTGAAAACCCACAAACTCGGTTAATAAACCAAGCGGTGGCCATTATTCGTAATGGTGGTGTTGTGGTTTATCCGACCGATTCGGGTTATGCACTTGGGTGTCAGCTAGAAAACAAACATGCTTTAGAGCGTATCTGTCAGATTCGTCGTTTGGACGACAAACACAACTTCACTCTTTTGTGTCGCGATTTATCCGAGCTGTCAATTTATGCGCGTGTGGATAATACCGCGTTTCGCTTGCTGAAAAGCAATACGCCTGGACCGTACACCTTTATTTTTAAAGGAACAAAAGAGGTTCCTCGTCGTTTAATGAATGCGAAGCGTAAAACGATAGGCATACGTGTTCCTGACAATAAAATCGCTTTAGATTTGCTAGAAGCGTTGGGGGAGCCAATGATGTCAACCTCATTGATTCTGCCAGGTAAAGAAACCACAGAAGCCGATCCTGAAGACATTCGTATGCATTTAGAGCACGCGGTTGATGTTATTCTCGACGGTGGTTTTTTGGGTGAACAGCCTACCACTGTGATTGATTTTAGTGATGATAATGGTGTTAAAGTGGAACGCTTGGGATCGGGTGATCCGACGCCATTCCAGTAA
- a CDS encoding phosphatidate cytidylyltransferase: MSENFYLRIQSWWWMVMVLTIFVYLGPNFMPLLIGFIGLHSVKEVWKAKMNNSAVTRTSSWLTLGLIALITTLILSLTFLTFYLPNSVSLGYVVYLIFATQSSDVLQYFCGKKWGKRSLLPQISPNKTCEGAIGGVLISSVLSSCVGLYLTEMVWWQSWCVSIVLATLGIIGDLYVSWFKRRVQIKDMGGLIPGHGGMLDRVDSLLFDAPCFCLLGVLGIR; encoded by the coding sequence ATGAGCGAAAACTTCTATTTACGTATTCAGTCTTGGTGGTGGATGGTTATGGTGTTGACCATCTTTGTTTATCTTGGACCAAACTTTATGCCGCTTTTGATAGGCTTTATTGGCTTACATAGTGTGAAAGAGGTTTGGAAAGCCAAAATGAACAATTCGGCGGTAACCAGAACATCTTCATGGTTAACATTGGGGCTAATTGCTCTGATAACCACACTGATATTAAGTCTAACATTTCTCACTTTTTATCTGCCAAATTCAGTGTCATTGGGATATGTCGTTTACTTAATTTTTGCTACCCAAAGTAGTGATGTTTTACAGTATTTTTGCGGTAAAAAATGGGGTAAGCGTTCATTGTTGCCACAGATTAGCCCCAATAAAACCTGTGAGGGAGCGATCGGTGGGGTATTGATTAGCTCAGTATTATCCAGTTGCGTTGGGCTTTATTTAACAGAAATGGTTTGGTGGCAGAGTTGGTGCGTGAGTATCGTATTAGCTACGTTAGGGATTATTGGGGATTTATATGTTTCTTGGTTCAAACGCCGTGTTCAAATCAAAGATATGGGAGGATTGATTCCTGGGCATGGCGGAATGTTAGATCGAGTCGATAGTTTACTCTTTGATGCTCCCTGTTTTTGTTTACTCGGCGTTTTGGGAATACGTTAG
- the rnm gene encoding RNase RNM — protein MKIDLHSHTTSSDGRFSPIELIDRAREFEIDVLAITDHDTIDGLKPARDYIAQQNHPITLINGIEISTVWENKDIHIVGLNIDPEHSVLTALIDEQKKRREARAELIAHRLAKVTRPGILEEVQAIAGEAAITRAHFAKWLVENGYAPTMQKVFKKFMTRNNPGYVPPNWCSIKEAVDAIHAAGGQAVVAHPARYNLTAKWLRRLLVDFAEAGGDAMEVSQPQQGQQEKRNLRDYAIQYNLLASQGSDFHYPSPWMELGRNLWLPAGVTPIWETWEHLPEQ, from the coding sequence ATGAAAATAGATCTCCATAGCCATACAACATCGTCAGATGGGCGGTTTTCTCCAATTGAATTGATTGACAGAGCACGTGAATTTGAGATTGATGTACTGGCGATTACGGATCACGATACCATTGATGGGCTGAAACCAGCTCGTGATTATATTGCCCAGCAAAATCACCCGATAACTTTAATTAATGGGATTGAAATTTCGACCGTCTGGGAAAATAAAGATATCCATATTGTTGGTTTGAATATCGATCCTGAACATTCAGTGTTAACCGCACTGATTGATGAACAAAAAAAGAGACGTGAAGCTCGTGCGGAATTAATTGCTCATCGTTTAGCGAAAGTGACACGCCCCGGCATTTTGGAAGAAGTGCAAGCCATCGCAGGAGAGGCAGCGATAACCCGTGCTCATTTTGCTAAGTGGTTGGTTGAAAATGGTTATGCACCCACGATGCAAAAAGTATTTAAGAAATTCATGACGCGTAATAATCCAGGTTATGTACCGCCGAATTGGTGCTCCATCAAAGAAGCGGTGGATGCGATCCATGCAGCAGGAGGCCAAGCCGTTGTTGCACATCCTGCACGTTACAACCTTACTGCTAAGTGGCTGCGCCGCTTATTAGTCGATTTTGCTGAAGCGGGTGGCGATGCCATGGAAGTGTCACAACCACAACAAGGGCAGCAAGAAAAGCGCAACTTGCGCGATTATGCGATACAATACAATCTATTAGCTTCTCAAGGTAGTGACTTCCATTATCCTTCTCCGTGGATGGAGTTAGGACGCAATCTATGGTTACCAGCGGGAGTGACACCTATTTGGGAAACGTGGGAACATCTCCCTGAGCAATAG
- a CDS encoding bifunctional alpha/beta hydrolase/class I SAM-dependent methyltransferase, whose amino-acid sequence MDNSLRDFIAPDGTKIVYRSWTPETDSQGIIVLLHRGHEHLGRMETMAHYFSHRGYTVYAWDARGNGRSEGERDSAESFSVFAQDLQCFIQLIQEETGQSTKEMVIIASSMGAVIATSWVHDYAPKIRGLIIATPAFSIRLYVPFAIPLLSLARKWSLMPRVSSYVKSKVLTHDRKQQAIYNQDPLISSSISTDLLIDTYKTGQRLIDDASAITTPTLVLCAGQDWVVSRRAQRRFYTRLGSLHKEWAYFPNFYHALFHEDDTDPVFERCFTFIEQRFATPYIDEDFTNADKCGVSRDKYDQLSLPNYNPVYPITRWTLSTIGQLSDGIALGLKHGFDSGSSLDYVYKNQANGKAIIGKTIDRIYLNSPGWNGVRARKLLLETLLHQSINPADSFHILDIASGNGSYLLDQLNRYPNLHVEMRDFSQDNVTIIGERINQLAASERATAIHADAFDASSYLEEHSFDLAICSGLFELFPDNNPVKIALAGMAKQLKPGGYLIYTNQPWHSQQEFIAKTLGSHRNQPWIMRCRTQAEMDALVAQSGLEKQHMLIEPSGMFSVSIARKPLKQ is encoded by the coding sequence ATGGACAACAGCTTACGCGATTTTATCGCCCCCGATGGTACCAAAATCGTGTACCGCTCATGGACTCCAGAAACTGATTCACAAGGAATAATTGTTCTACTCCACAGAGGTCATGAGCATTTAGGCCGTATGGAAACCATGGCACACTATTTTAGTCACCGAGGTTATACCGTTTATGCATGGGATGCGCGAGGAAACGGTCGGTCTGAAGGAGAACGGGATTCAGCTGAAAGTTTCTCTGTGTTTGCGCAAGACTTACAATGCTTCATCCAACTCATTCAGGAAGAAACAGGCCAAAGTACCAAAGAAATGGTGATTATTGCGAGTAGCATGGGAGCCGTTATCGCGACCAGTTGGGTTCATGATTACGCCCCAAAAATTCGGGGGTTAATTATCGCAACCCCCGCGTTTTCTATTCGACTATATGTTCCATTTGCGATCCCACTGCTTTCATTAGCCCGTAAATGGTCGTTAATGCCCAGAGTCTCAAGCTATGTAAAGTCAAAAGTCTTAACCCACGATCGCAAACAGCAAGCTATTTACAATCAAGATCCTTTGATCTCGAGTTCCATCTCTACAGACTTGCTCATTGATACTTACAAGACCGGACAACGCCTCATTGATGACGCGAGTGCAATTACCACGCCTACACTCGTTCTCTGTGCTGGGCAAGATTGGGTAGTCAGTCGACGAGCTCAACGCCGATTTTATACGCGTCTCGGTTCACTTCATAAAGAGTGGGCCTATTTCCCGAATTTTTATCACGCCCTATTTCATGAAGATGATACAGACCCTGTATTTGAGCGATGTTTCACTTTTATTGAACAGAGGTTTGCCACGCCTTATATTGATGAAGACTTCACGAATGCAGATAAGTGCGGGGTCTCGCGTGATAAATATGATCAATTATCGCTCCCAAACTATAATCCGGTTTACCCTATTACCCGCTGGACGCTATCCACAATAGGTCAATTAAGTGATGGTATTGCCTTAGGATTGAAGCATGGTTTTGATTCGGGTTCATCTCTCGACTATGTGTATAAAAATCAGGCTAATGGCAAAGCAATCATCGGCAAAACTATCGATAGAATTTACCTCAATAGCCCAGGTTGGAATGGTGTAAGAGCACGTAAATTATTGCTTGAAACGCTATTACATCAATCGATAAACCCTGCTGATTCTTTTCACATCTTAGATATCGCCTCAGGCAATGGCAGTTATCTATTAGACCAACTGAATCGCTATCCCAACTTGCATGTCGAAATGCGCGACTTTTCACAAGATAACGTCACCATTATTGGAGAACGAATTAATCAATTAGCAGCAAGTGAAAGAGCAACAGCCATTCACGCCGACGCCTTCGACGCGTCATCTTATCTTGAGGAACACTCATTTGATCTTGCCATCTGTTCTGGATTATTTGAGCTCTTTCCAGACAATAACCCAGTTAAGATTGCACTCGCAGGCATGGCAAAACAGTTAAAACCAGGCGGTTATCTGATTTATACCAACCAGCCTTGGCACAGCCAACAAGAGTTTATAGCGAAAACATTAGGCAGTCATCGTAACCAACCTTGGATAATGCGTTGCCGGACACAAGCTGAAATGGACGCGCTGGTTGCTCAATCCGGGTTAGAAAAGCAACACATGCTGATTGAGCCAAGTGGTATGTTTTCTGTCTCTATTGCACGAAAACCGCTCAAACAATAA
- a CDS encoding CDP-alcohol phosphatidyltransferase family protein, protein MSIYRLKPAFQATLRPISNQLAKHNITANQVTLFTLTLTIICSGILALIGPGAIWIAMPILLFVRMALNAIDGMLAREHSMKSDYGYVLNEVCDIVSDAAIYLSFIAIPGFNIYVMFGFVLLSWLSEVVAILVFHIKDERANHGPLGKSDRAFIFGLLGLLVGLHIDLSVLGIWIMLIAYLAVIYTDLQSVTHYLIGLQWTTAYAILSPPMVPKSCTAHGLQKLIHKE, encoded by the coding sequence GTGAGTATTTATCGTTTAAAACCTGCATTTCAAGCCACTCTACGCCCTATTTCAAATCAGTTAGCTAAACATAATATTACAGCTAATCAAGTGACTCTGTTTACTTTAACTTTAACCATAATCTGCTCTGGCATTCTCGCTCTTATCGGCCCTGGAGCGATTTGGATTGCCATGCCTATATTGCTATTTGTGCGCATGGCACTCAACGCCATTGACGGTATGTTGGCAAGGGAACATAGCATGAAATCTGATTATGGCTATGTGTTAAATGAGGTCTGCGACATTGTGTCAGATGCCGCCATATATTTGAGTTTTATCGCAATTCCTGGCTTCAATATCTATGTCATGTTCGGCTTTGTTTTACTATCTTGGCTCAGTGAAGTGGTCGCTATTTTGGTTTTCCATATCAAAGACGAACGCGCCAATCATGGCCCACTGGGTAAAAGCGATCGTGCTTTTATCTTTGGTTTACTTGGACTTTTAGTCGGCCTACATATCGACTTAAGTGTATTAGGTATTTGGATAATGCTTATCGCTTATCTGGCCGTAATCTATACCGATCTACAATCGGTTACGCACTATTTAATAGGACTTCAATGGACAACAGCTTACGCGATTTTATCGCCCCCGATGGTACCAAAATCGTGTACCGCTCATGGACTCCAGAAACTGATTCACAAGGAATAA
- a CDS encoding energy-coupling factor transporter transmembrane component T family protein: protein MISLTSPVETRAHHCRAGIKLGALCASTLILFFIQNWLFQSAFLALVIVLYLLPGWRFFTHGLKPIKMLWPFIVLVGAWHWWSNELQQGAIIILRLLSMVALANLVTMTTRLSDMIEVVRFLTRPFAKMGFNTRALEIAMALVIRMTPVLIGKGQKLTWAWKARSHRRSGWRILLPFTVLALDDADHVAEALRARGGLTNND, encoded by the coding sequence ATGATATCTCTAACCTCACCAGTTGAAACGCGCGCACACCACTGTCGTGCAGGAATTAAGTTAGGCGCTCTTTGTGCTTCCACATTAATTTTATTTTTTATTCAGAATTGGCTGTTTCAAAGTGCTTTTCTCGCCTTGGTGATTGTGTTGTATCTTTTACCGGGATGGCGATTTTTCACGCATGGCTTGAAGCCGATTAAAATGCTTTGGCCATTTATTGTTCTCGTCGGAGCTTGGCATTGGTGGAGTAATGAACTTCAGCAAGGCGCCATTATCATTTTGCGATTGTTGTCTATGGTTGCTTTAGCCAATTTAGTCACGATGACGACTCGGTTATCAGACATGATTGAAGTCGTGCGGTTTTTGACTCGTCCCTTTGCCAAAATGGGCTTTAATACTCGCGCTTTAGAAATAGCAATGGCATTAGTGATTCGTATGACACCGGTGCTAATAGGTAAAGGACAAAAACTAACTTGGGCTTGGAAAGCACGTTCTCATCGACGTTCCGGTTGGAGAATTCTGCTGCCCTTTACTGTTCTCGCTTTAGACGATGCTGACCATGTTGCCGAAGCTCTTCGTGCTCGTGGTGGATTAACCAATAACGATTAA
- a CDS encoding Trp operon leader peptide produces the protein MLQEFNLNHKPLNESVRKELAWWRTWSMTWWADVCL, from the coding sequence ATGTTACAAGAATTTAACCTAAATCATAAACCCCTAAATGAGTCAGTTCGTAAAGAACTTGCTTGGTGGCGCACTTGGTCAATGACTTGGTGGGCTGATGTGTGTCTCTGA
- a CDS encoding anthranilate synthase component 1 gives MKKAINIEEQVALDVVTQTLTYTRNPTALFHTLCKDKSDCLLLESAEIDSKEDLKSLLLIDSALRITCNGRTVTFQALTENGRELISIVSRHITDLVDMTRDNNTLTLTFPEADESLDEDSRLRQASTFDALRLIQHSFDLTQHDQYAVFLGGLFAYDMVANFEPLGEVADNTGCPDYVFYVAETMMIIDHQAETSYLQGTLFGSQAQYHSVMEQRLEEIKQQAQGELTHQQAEILCDVPLSTNINDNDFCHIVSSLKEYIVNGDIFQVVPSRRFHLPCPSPLAAYEQLKVNNPSPYMFYLQDENFTLFGASPESALKYSKPTNEVQIYPIAGTRRRGKRADGSIDLDLDSRIELELRCDKKENAEHMMLVDLARNDVARISQAGTRHVADLLKVDRYSHVMHLVSRVVGQLRDDLDSLHAYQASMNMGTLTGAPKIRAMQLIREVEQERRGSYGGAVGYLTGHGDLDTCIVIRSAYVQNGIAQVQAGAGVVYDSDPQSEADETRTKAQAVITAIQQAHQA, from the coding sequence GTGAAAAAGGCCATTAATATTGAAGAACAAGTTGCTTTAGATGTCGTGACCCAAACGCTGACTTACACGCGTAACCCGACAGCTCTCTTTCATACTTTATGCAAAGATAAAAGCGATTGCTTGCTGCTTGAATCTGCTGAAATCGATTCAAAAGAAGATCTGAAAAGTCTATTACTCATCGACTCTGCATTACGTATCACTTGTAATGGCCGAACCGTCACTTTTCAGGCGTTAACTGAAAACGGTCGCGAATTGATTAGTATCGTCAGTCGCCACATCACTGATCTGGTCGATATGACTCGTGATAACAACACTCTTACTCTCACCTTCCCAGAAGCTGATGAGAGCTTAGACGAAGATAGCCGTTTACGTCAGGCATCAACCTTTGATGCTCTGCGTCTAATTCAACACAGTTTTGATTTAACTCAACACGACCAATACGCCGTTTTCCTCGGTGGCTTGTTCGCCTATGACATGGTGGCAAACTTCGAACCTTTAGGTGAAGTAGCAGACAATACGGGTTGCCCTGATTACGTATTTTATGTTGCTGAAACAATGATGATTATCGACCACCAAGCTGAAACCTCATACTTACAAGGCACGTTGTTTGGTTCACAGGCTCAATATCACAGTGTGATGGAGCAACGCCTAGAAGAGATCAAACAGCAAGCACAAGGTGAACTGACCCACCAACAAGCAGAGATTTTGTGTGACGTACCACTAAGCACCAACATCAATGATAACGATTTTTGCCACATCGTAAGCTCATTAAAAGAATACATCGTAAATGGTGATATTTTCCAAGTGGTTCCATCGCGTCGCTTCCACCTGCCATGTCCATCACCACTTGCGGCTTATGAGCAATTAAAGGTGAACAATCCAAGCCCTTACATGTTTTACCTTCAAGATGAAAACTTTACGTTGTTTGGTGCGTCACCAGAAAGCGCGTTGAAATACAGTAAACCAACGAATGAAGTACAAATTTACCCGATTGCAGGGACGCGTCGCCGTGGTAAACGAGCAGATGGTTCAATCGATCTCGACTTAGATAGCCGTATTGAATTGGAATTACGTTGCGATAAAAAAGAGAACGCCGAGCACATGATGCTGGTTGACTTGGCACGTAATGATGTTGCACGTATTTCTCAAGCTGGCACTCGCCACGTTGCAGACCTATTAAAAGTCGACCGTTATAGTCATGTGATGCATTTAGTCTCTCGCGTTGTTGGTCAACTACGTGACGATTTAGATTCTCTCCATGCTTACCAAGCAAGCATGAATATGGGCACCCTAACTGGGGCACCTAAAATCCGCGCCATGCAGTTGATTCGTGAAGTGGAACAAGAACGTCGTGGTAGCTATGGCGGTGCTGTGGGATACCTGACTGGTCATGGCGATTTAGATACTTGTATCGTAATTCGCTCTGCTTATGTACAAAACGGTATTGCTCAAGTGCAAGCCGGTGCCGGTGTGGTTTATGACTCAGACCCACAATCCGAAGCCGATGAAACGCGCACTAAAGCGCAAGCAGTGATTACTGCCATTCAACAAGCACATCAGGCATAA